DNA from Colletotrichum higginsianum IMI 349063 chromosome 7 map unlocalized unitig_7, whole genome shotgun sequence:
ATATCCCTGCTGTTGCCGGGAACGCTTTGGGACCGCCCGGATTCCTTCTGAACTTCTCCCACAACACTGCAACTATAATGGTTGGATCGTATGCCTTGGCACTCGccgcctctctctcatcgACGGCATCCGTTTGATCCAAGGGGAAAGATCGCCCCCAAACCATGGGTTCTGGGCAGTCCGTCACCCACACCTTTGCTTcctttcctcttcctcaaTCCTCTactcccccctccatccattTTACCCTGCCCAAGACATGcagccaaggcggtccctcttgATGTCGCACAATTACCCAACCAGATATGCAGTCTCGTCAGCTGTTGTGGATGCGACCCTGCAGATGCAGACCACAGCCTAGGCCTTGGGCCTCTGCGGCGGCTCTCTTCACCACCGCCAGCGACCCCGGGACTGTCAACCACGCCGGATAGCAGCGCTCCCACGCAAGCATCATGTCCTCCCTCCCGCGAATCCATTGTGTACGTCTGCGTCGGCTGAGGTGACTCCGTCACTGGGTTAAGCATCGCCGGACACATTTGCCGCCTCGTCTTCTTGACGCCCTTGACGCCCTTGACTAGCCTCTTGATCCGGCCCTGCAGCGCCGTCTGCGTTCTCGACGAGGGTTCTGCCGCGTGCGGGCGACGTCAGTCTGCAGGACCTGTCGCTTGATGCTGCTCGTCACGGCGTCACCTCCTGCGGGAAGACACATCCCGCCCCAAAGCTTGGTGAGTTGGCCCAGAAAGGGAACGGCCATGTGACAAACAGGGAGCATTCACTGAGGCGGGCGGGTGAAAAGCTGCCAAGATCGTACTGCGTAGCGAAGCCTCGATTTCGAAGAGGCCTTGATGCGTCGCATACGCAACGCATATATTCTATAATTTATAATGTATAATACAGGCCTTCTGACGCGGCTGGCCTTCGTGTGCTAGGGGCATGCATGGATAATTTTGAGAGCATGTGCGCAGAGTTTGTGCGGCATAGAGGCCCTCGTCCCTAGCCTCCTCGATGGCAACAGGTATACTACATATGTACAGTGTCCTCGCCACTCAGAACACTACACTCAAAAACTCGCCGCAGCTTCCAAATTTCTATGGGCCGGTTTGCTCCTCGCTGGCTCGAAATGATCTTCAAAGCCAGCAcaggcgtcgtcggcttTGTCCCGGCTGTCCGTCGTCTTGTCGTTGCTGGAGATAGTCACCGTCTCTCGCACCTCTTCACTCGTTTCGACTCCTTTGGCTACTTCGATGTTGCCAAGGTTGGGCGCCGTCGCAATCGCGGCCTTGGTCAAACGTCTCCAGGGCCGCAAATGCGAGCCAGACGGTGTTGGTGATTTGTCGCCCGACTGACAATCGGCCAAACATTTTAGTACGACGGCCAGTGAAGATCTGAAAAATCCTAACTTGATCTCCGACTCGTCAACTGCCCGAGTAATGCGGGCGATATCCAAGCCCCTTTTGTGGCGTTCGGACAGTAACATCGAAGCAGGAACAGCCTCTACGCTTGGGACCACAGTGGCCGGCGATATGCCGAACAAGCCGCAAATATACAGTAAGCTCTGAACCCGTCGCGCAATATACTCCTGATGGGTTATTTTCGAGAACTTTGCCTCGATAAGACTGTGTCTGAACGCGAGTGCTTTCAGAATGACCATCGCGGGCTTGGGGTCCAGCTCAAGAACGCAAGAATTGAGAACTGTCCTTATCGTCTGCATGCTGAACGCGATTCCAAGATTGAGACCCAGCGCCATTGTGTCCGCGGCATACCTCAGGTAGCCAAACCTCAGCATGCCTTCGATGATGGCAGCAAAAACCCGAACGTCGAACCAAGCCCTCTCAATCAAGTAGTCTCGATTGACGGCGATATCTTTCGTCATTGCCCATTTATGCAGCGAGTCGGTCGCGTGCACTTGTTCAACAGACTTTCTCCGAATATTGACGCCCCGGCGGTCTTTGCCAGTCATGCGCTCGATGATTTTGTAGAAGCCTTCACTGTCATTTGCCTCCTTGAAGTGATTCAGGAGACAAACGAGTGTGCTCTGCGTCGGCTCAACCGTAGAATGCAGAAAAGCCTTGACCACACGCGAGGCTGGGTAATGGAGGCCAGCGGCACTGAAGCCGTGTATCAGAGTGTTGTATGTGTGAATAGTAGGAGGCTGTGACGCGACGAGAAGGTTGTAGCACACCTTCATAATCGTCAACTTGATATTTGATGGCTGCGCCTCCGCAAAGATGTCTCTCAAGGACCTGTTTAAATCGGCATTGCATTCGCTGACAGCATTGGGATCCAGATCCACGTCGTAGTGTGGGTGCTCTCTCTTACACAAATCGGCGATCACTTGTTGTAAGGCTTCCGAGTCGCACTTTTCGGGCCTTGTCTTGTCGTGTCGTCCCCTAGCTTCGTCTGTACTGAGTAAGCTGGTCACCAAGAGCCGCATTTTTCTCTCCGCGACTTCCAGTTGCTGTGACGTTTTTGGAATGCGGTGCTGAATTCGGGTCATTTTCTCCTCCGATCTGATGAAACGGGCGAGCAACTCATAGTCGGTATCCACAACAGTGTACGACCGATTCATTTGGGGTTGGAGTCGGTATTGATGCCATATATCCTTCACCTGCCTAGACCTTGGCGAGACCCGGGGCCATTCAGGCGTAGGCCCCAAAGAGTCGAAAAACTCGGCAATCTCCTCTGGTTGTTTCTTATACCTCTCCAACGCGCCCTTGTATCGGTTGGTAATGCTTCCATCTGGTGCCAGTTCGAGAAGGAGGTGGGACGGCGCAATGCATGCATCCGGCACCCGTTCGCGAGGAAGGTGGGATGGTGCATTTTCCACGAGCATCCTGAACTCTGCCCtcgcctcctcgagctgTCGGTCGAGCTCCTTCCGCCTTTCGTCTTTCTTCTGGGCGTCCAggaccgccgccgttccCATGATGGAGGTATAGCACGCCGTGAACACCTCGCTGAATGTCGGTTTCCGCCGCGTCGCTCGTGTCGCCGACTGTCGCATCATGCCTCCGGCGGCATTGAAGCAGGCTTTGCAGCCGCAATGGTGCGCCTGGCCCGCTCTGGACCAAAGTGCCTGCATCCCGACGGCATTCCGGCTGCGTTGGCAGCCCCAGTGAGTCGAATTGGTGGGCTGGGCGGGATCGATGTCGTTGGACTGTTAGGACGTCCAGGTTTTGTCGCCTGGGAATTATGGTACGATGGGGCCGAAAGCGCACGTACGTGCTGGACCGAGTTGTCTAATTGCAAAGGCGTGGACTCAATGCAGTATGCAGAATGCAACTAGACAATAATGTATCCTCAAGAAATAATGCATCTATGAAGTATATCCACTTAGGAAAGTGACGCAACTGCCCCTCCAAGGGTACCCCACGATGACTTTGATATGAGCTTTGAAAGGCACGTCAGCTACAGTGACTAGGTAGACAGAGGAAGACAAAATAATCATACCAAATACCTACGAAAATGTTCGCCCTTGCACTGACAGCCGAGCTCAACGGGTAAGACCCCCCCCATCCATGGTCTTTAGAGATATGCAACTCATCTCCCAACCTCAGGGTTACGAACCTCCGCCCCGATGACAGCGAAGGCAACCCCTTCTGGTACACGTTCAAGGTGCAGTGCACATCATGCCGCGAAGTCCACGACAAACCCGTCGGCGTCAGCCGTTTTGTAAGCCGAGACTGCCCCGGACCTCACCACCACTGAACGTGTGTTGACGCCCGGCGCCCAGGACAACAACGACATGAGCGGCAGCAGAGGCGAGGCCAACTTCGTCTGGAAGTGCAAGAACTGCAAGCGCGAGTCCTCCGCTACCATCAAGGCCGCTCCTGCATCCTACGCGCAGGGCGAGCCCGCGAAGCAGCAGAAGCTTCTCGAGTTTGACTGCCGTGGTCTCGAGTTCACCGAGTTCATCCCCGAAGGCGAATggctcgccgagggcctcgatTCGGGCAGCAAGTTCTCCGCCATCGACCTCACCGAAGGCGAGTGGTACGATTATGACGAGAAGGCCGGAGAGGAAGTGAGCATCAAGGATCTGAAATGGGAGATCAAGCGGGCTTGATTGGCCACTTAGGTATTATTGGGATCCCAGGAGTCAGTATCGGATGGCGTCTGGTGTGAGGTGGCGATGCAGTGTGGCGTGTTGTTGATCAAAATACCGGCCTGTTCCCTGGAGTTTCTTTGTACTTTGTGTCGTAATGATGACATGCCGCGTTCAAACATCAATGTTGGAATTCATAAGTGACTATAAGATCCAAGGAAATGGGCTCTCGTATCAGCATGTATGGGTATTGAACCACTCTAAAGTCACCTAATTCTACAAGAAGGTCTCCCCCGCCCTCTATTCCATGCATCAAATCGTCACATACGTCCCAGAGCCATCCAACCCATCCTTTCTCTTCCACCCTATCTcaatgagagagagagagagagagctaAGGTCGAGACTCCCGTCTCCAAACCCTCCGTGATCGTTCCGAGCAAACGAGCGAGTGACTCCTTTCAAAATTGACTGAACCGAGCCGGAGGCAAGTGGCAGTCAGTAGAATCCTCAGTGCTCATGCCCAGAAATCGCGAATATGACTCAATCGAGCCCTCTCGTGGACTCGTGTCAAGTCCATAATGCTGCGTGAAAACCGCAGACCGTTTAGAGCAAAGGTTTTCGGTCTGCAGCAAAAAGTAGAACCATCTCTCGTCATCATGCGTCATGCTGAGCTGCACAACATGCTGCTTCGCTCCTTTTCAGGATCTGTAGTTGTTGTCATGCCGGTTCTGTATACTCAGACAAACGTGAGGCGTGCCGTCTCTATCCAGAGCTTGGCCGCTTCGTATCAGCGGTCGATGGAAATGTGTATGGTATCACGCAAGACAAGGAGCCTCTGGACGCGAATTCCAGTGGTTCAGTGTACTACTGATCCACATTCATGTCCCCAGAATTCAGAAAAGTAAAAAGACTCTTCAGAGGAAGTAGTCACCAGGTCCCCGACGGTTGGCGGGGACATGACGCTGGTCGTCAGGAACAGCGGAGAAGATGCTGAACTTCGGGTTCATGTCCTTGTCGACTGTCATGATAGATGCGACGTTGCCGCAGCGGTAGCAATAGTTGGGGGCAGACCAAACGGTGACGACTGAGTTTTGAGGGAAGTGATACTAAACCGACGTTAGCGACAAAATAGAGGGAGAAAGTTGAAGGTGTGCATCACGAACCTTGTAGCCCTCGTTGACGAGCTGATGGGCTCTGGCAATCAGCTTGAGGCCGTTAACATGGTTGAACTCGGTTGCAACCTTGTCGCCAAAGAGCCAACCGGCGCCACGGGGGCTGATAGCCCAGGTCTCGACGTCCTCTGGGTCAGACCAAACGAGGTCGCAGAAGGCACCCTCGTGGGGAATCTCCTGGGCGCGGGCAACAACCCGAATCTGGTCAATGGTTCGAATCTCGGGGCTCAAGCCGCCGTGAACGCAAagaagctcgccgtcgacaatggcggcgaggaccaGAAAGTCAAAGACGTGGCAGCAAGCCTTCCAAACGGACGCGTTTCCGTACTTTTGCTGGCACTCCTCGTAGAATCCATAGACCTGGGTGATCTGACGCGACTCGTGGTTGCCGCGCACAAGAACAATTCGGTCGGGGTACCTGGGAGACATTAGTATCGAAAATGCAGCAGCTGGCTTCACCCGTGCTTACTTGGCCTTTAAGCACATGAGAAGAGTGAATGTCTCGAGGCTGAAGTAGCCGCGGTCGACGAAGTCACCCAAGAAAACGAAGCGGGTCTCGGCAGACTGAGAGGTGGCGGAAACCTCGACGGCAGAATCGGCTCGGGAAGTAGCGCTGGTGTCGGCGGCAACAGaatcatcctcatcgtcctcatcggcAGGAGGGCTTCCGGCGTTCTtgaccttcttcttgagTTTGGGGTTCGTGATCTCGGTAGGAGGCTCGATGTCTTCGGGGCTGATGACAGTGGTCGCAGTCTTGGGCGCCTCCACTCTGGTTTCGCCGGGCATTCCACCCGCGACGCGAAACAGCTCGAGGAGATCGTAGAACTGGCCGTGGATGTCGCCGCAAATCGTAACCGGGGTGCACACCGGCTGAATGTTCGATTCTGGAGTTCGCAAGTCAGTGCATGTGAAGCTAAATCACTAAGGCCAGATGCCTTACCCTCCATAAGAACCTCCTTCACGAGCTCGCAAAGCTCTTTCATGGCGCGCTCAGGCAAGTAATGGCACTGCTTAGCTTCCTCCAGCCACTCATCCAAACCTGCGTTTGGCGAGAGGTTGGCCGGGCCGGGCCGGGGAATGTGGCTCGCCATCTTGTTGAGAATCTGAGTGCGGACTTTGGAATTTGCCTCAACTTCGTAGGGATCGAACTCGTAAGAGACGTTTGGGTTAAACTCGTCGGTCGGCTGGTCCAAATCGTACTCAAGATCGTCGGACTCGTAGTAATCCGGGTCGAAGCCGTCGAACTCGTCGGCAAAATCCTCGTAGTCCAAGCTCCCACCACGGAGAGAAACGTCGGATGAGTATTTGGCGGGGTCGTCGGATGGTCGAACAAGCCGGACGATTTGTGCGGTGCGAAGCTCGGGTTCCTCAACGTGGTCAAGCTCTTCGGCTTCTGCGCACGACTCCTCTATGATGGGTTCGGGGAGGGGTCGATTGCCAGACGGTCCCGGAAAGACGAATggaggggggttggaggGACTTGTCAGCGATGCAGACCGGGAACGGCGACGTGAGATCGCTGGAAAGGGCTCCTGGCGGTTGAAAGCGACCGGGTTCGACTGTAGAGGCGAAGGGTGCGGTGGAGCAGTGTCGTGCTGCTgagtggggggaggggcttgAAAAGCACGGTCGTGTGCGACAGCTGCTGTGCGGGTGCTGCTACTGCTAGCAGTGGGCGGCTCGGGCAACGGTCGGAGGCTTGGGCGCTGCTGAATcgcccgacgacgagactCTTCCAGGAAAGCCTCGAGTGTTAATCTGTCCGCGGTTTTACGTCGCAAGACTCTCTGGCGATGCTCTTCAAGAGGATTATCGTAgcctccaacgacgatagGTCGCGTTTGGCCGACGTTGAGAGCGTGGGGACGTTCAGTGCTTAAAGGGGGGAGAGTGGGGATGTAACCCGACCTGCCTGGAACTGAGAtgcctcgacctcggccggaATGAGGACTCGGCGCGACGGTGGCAGGGGAGCTGATCGGCGGCGCGGTTGCGAATGGAGCCGGCCGTTGTGCTTGGGGCTGGTGGTTTGGATGCGCAGAAGGGAGCTGGAATGATACCTCGGCGCTCCTCTG
Protein-coding regions in this window:
- a CDS encoding Duf866 domain protein → MFALALTAELNGVTNLRPDDSEGNPFWYTFKVQCTSCREVHDKPVGVSRFDNNDMSGSRGEANFVWKCKNCKRESSATIKAAPASYAQGEPAKQQKLLEFDCRGLEFTEFIPEGEWLAEGLDSGSKFSAIDLTEGEWYDYDEKAGEEVSIKDLKWEIKRA
- a CDS encoding Pentatricopeptide repeat domain-containing protein — its product is MGTAAVLDAQKKDERRKELDRQLEEARAEFRMLVENAPSHLPRERVPDACIAPSHLLLELAPDGSITNRYKGALERYKKQPEEIAEFFDSLGPTPEWPRVSPRSRQVKDIWHQYRLQPQMNRSYTVVDTDYELLARFIRSEEKMTRIQHRIPKTSQQLEVAERKMRLLVTSLLSTDEARGRHDKTRPEKCDSEALQQVIADLCKREHPHYDVDLDPNAVSECNADLNRSLRDIFAEAQPSNIKLTIMKVCYNLLVASQPPTIHTYNTLIHGFSAAGLHYPASRVVKAFLHSTVEPTQSTLVCLLNHFKEANDSEGFYKIIERMTGKDRRGVNIRRKSVEQVHATDSLHKWAMTKDIAVNRDYLIERAWFDVRVFAAIIEGMLRFGYLRYAADTMALGLNLGIAFSMQTIRTVLNSCVLELDPKPAMVILKALAFRHSLIEAKFSKITHQEYIARRVQSLLYICGLFGISPATVVPSVEAVPASMLLSERHKRGLDIARITRAVDESEIKLGFFRSSLAVVLKCLADCQSGDKSPTPSGSHLRPWRRLTKAAIATAPNLGNIEVAKGVETSEEVRETVTISSNDKTTDSRDKADDACAGFEDHFEPARSKPAHRNLEAAASF
- a CDS encoding Serine/threonine-protein phosphatase, with the translated sequence MDQEVESSEDKDSVSVDVYPETFPDFNQAKIPSTSASSEGSPKSEVATKSGYQPPSEEEIQAAIRRANQYQNHPVTNGPRRRPGAGGGRQRSAEVSFQLPSAHPNHQPQAQRPAPFATAPPISSPATVAPSPHSGRGRGISVPGRSGYIPTLPPLSTERPHALNVGQTRPIVVGGYDNPLEEHRQRVLRRKTADRLTLEAFLEESRRRAIQQRPSLRPLPEPPTASSSSTRTAAVAHDRAFQAPPPTQQHDTAPPHPSPLQSNPVAFNRQEPFPAISRRRSRSASLTSPSNPPPFVFPGPSGNRPLPEPIIEESCAEAEELDHVEEPELRTAQIVRLVRPSDDPAKYSSDVSLRGGSLDYEDFADEFDGFDPDYYESDDLEYDLDQPTDEFNPNVSYEFDPYEVEANSKVRTQILNKMASHIPRPGPANLSPNAGLDEWLEEAKQCHYLPERAMKELCELVKEVLMEESNIQPVCTPVTICGDIHGQFYDLLELFRVAGGMPGETRVEAPKTATTVISPEDIEPPTEITNPKLKKKVKNAGSPPADEDDEDDSVAADTSATSRADSAVEVSATSQSAETRFVFLGDFVDRGYFSLETFTLLMCLKAKYPDRIVLVRGNHESRQITQVYGFYEECQQKYGNASVWKACCHVFDFLVLAAIVDGELLCVHGGLSPEIRTIDQIRVVARAQEIPHEGAFCDLVWSDPEDVETWAISPRGAGWLFGDKVATEFNHVNGLKLIARAHQLVNEGYKYHFPQNSVVTVWSAPNYCYRCGNVASIMTVDKDMNPKFSIFSAVPDDQRHVPANRRGPGDYFL